The genomic segment CAGCAAATACTACCGCAAATTTTTCTCCATCACCTAATACTCTAGCTTGTCTTGCAATTTGTGCTGCAAGTTCAGCATGTGGTAATCCTGAACCAGAAAATATTGGTAATTTTTGTCCTCTTACTAAAGTATTTAATCCATCTATAGCTGATACTCCTGTTTGAATAAATTCAGACGGATAATCTCTTGCAACTGGATTTAATGCAAGACCATTAATATCTAAAGATTTTTCAGCAACAATTTTAGGACCATTATCTTTCTCTCTACCTAATCCATCAAAAACTCTTCCTATCATATCTTCAGAAACTCTTAATTTTAAAGGTCTTCCTAAGAATCTAACTTTAGAGTCTCTCATATTAATTCCTGCAGGAGATTCAAATAACTGTAATACTGCCTTATCTTCATTTACTTCTAAAACTTTACCTAATCTTATTTCTCCAGTTTGTGTTTCAACTTCCACTAATTCATCATAGCTAACACCTTCAACACCTTCTACAGTCATCAATGGTCCAACTATTTCATTAATTGTTTTGTATTCTTTAATCACTACATTACCTCCCCTTGTCTTGAGATAAGTTCATTAATTTTTTCATCTACTTCTTTATTAATTTCATCAATTTTGTAAATGTGTTCTTCTGATAAATATTTAGCTCTAGCAATTTTTTCTCTAACTTCTAGTTCTAATATATCATTTACATATACATTTTTCTCTAAAGCTTTTTTAGCTTGTTTATAGAAATGTAAAACCATATTTAACATCTTGTTTTGTTTATCAAGCGAAGTATAAGTATCTTGTTCATGGAAGGCATTTTGTTGTAAATAATCTTCCCTAATACTTTTTGCAGCTTCAAGTTTTAATTGATCTTCAAATGATAAAGTATCTTTACCAACAAGTCTTACTATTTCTTGTAATCCTGCTTCTTCTTGTAATAACTTCATAGCCATAGATCTATTATTTGAGAAGTTATCATCAACATTTTTATCCATCCATTCATCAACTTTTGTTTGGTATAATGAATATGAATTTAACCAGTTGATTGCTGGGAAATGTCTTCTATATGCAAGTTGTGCATCTAATCCCCAGAATACTTTAACTATACGTAAAGTTGCTTGTGAAACTGGCTCAGAAATATCTCCCCCTGGAGGTGATACCGCACCAATTACTGTAAGTGCTCCTATTCTTTCATCCTCACCTAAACATACTACCTTACCTGCTCTTTCATAGAAATCTGCAGCTCTTGATGAAAGATATGCTGGATAACCTTCATCCCCTGGCATTTCTTCTAAACGTCCAGACATTTCTCTTAGTGCCTCAGCCCAACGTGATGTTGAATCAGCCATTATAGAAACAGAGTATCCCATATCTCTAAAGTATTCTGCTATAGTTATACCAGTATAAATTGAAGCTTCTCTTGCAGCAACTGGCATATTTGAAGTATTTGCTATTAACACTGTTCTTTGCATTAAAGATTTACCTGTTAATGGATCTATAATTTCAGGAAACTCCATTAAAACGTCTGTCATTTCATTTCCACGTTCTCCACAACCTACATAAACAACAACTTGTGCATCTCCCCATTTAGCAAATTGATGTTGAACTACTGTTTTACCAGATCCAAAAGGTCCTGGAACACAAGCTGTTCCACCTTTAGATACAGGGAAAAATGTATCTATTACTCTTTGTCCTGTAATTAAAGGTTCATCTGGATTAATTTTTTTAGCATATTTTCTTCCTTTTCTTACTGGCCATCTTTGTATCATGTTTACATTAACTTCACCATTTGAAGTTTCTATTACTGCTATAGTATCTTCTACAGTAAAATTTCCACTTTTAATTTCTTTTATAGTTCCTTCTATTCCTACAGGCACCATTATTTTATGTGTGATTACTTCAGTTTCTTGAACTGTTCCTAATACATATCCTGAACTTACTACATCACCTACTGTTTTTGTTGCAACAAATTCCCAAACTTTTTCTCTATCTAATGCGTTAACTTCTACACCTTTTAATAAGAAGTCTCCAACTTTCTGTTTGATTTTATCAAGAGGTCTTTGTATACCATCAAACATATTTTCTAATAATCCTGGTCCTAATTCAACTGATAAAGGCATACCTGTAGTTTCTACAGGTTCATTTGTACCAATTCCAGTAGTTTCTTCATATACTTGTATAGAGGCTCTGTCTCCTCTCATTTCTATTATTTCACCTATTAGTTTATCATTACCAACTTTTACCATGTCAAATACATTAGCATGTTGCATATTTTCAGCAACTACAAGTGGTCCTGAAACTTTTACTATTCTACCTTGCAAAGTATTTTCTCCCTTCATTAAAAGATATTAGTTCCTATTGCCTTTTCTATATTTTCATCAATTTTTGACATTCCTAAATTTATACTTCCACCATTATTAGGTATCAAAGTAATCATAGGAAGAACTTCTGTTTTATATCTTTCTAAAACTTCTTCTGCTCTTTTTGCATACTCTTCTGTAATAAATATTATTCCATAATTATTGCTTGCTAAATAATCTATAGTAGATTTAATTTTTTGTATACTAAGTTCTTCATTATCAAAATTGTCTATACTATATACATCTACACCTAAGACTTTAAAAGATATTACAGTATCTCTATCACCTATTGCAGCTATCTTATACATAAACACCTCTCAATCTCTCTTTAATTACTTCTGGATCTATATTATTTAATTTTCCAGACATAATTAATCTAAGTGCTTTCATTTCATATTCTTTTGCAATAATATATGTAAATATTGGTTCTGGACCTATAGTAACATTTCTATATTTTAATGCAAGATCTATTACCATATTATCAAACATTTTTTCAATATCTGAAATATTTCTATCCTTTTCAAATTTATCCCAATATTTAGCTATAGTATTCTTTTTAAATAAAGGTAGGTATGTATCATTTTCAAATATTTTAATTAATTCTTCTTTAGCAATACTACCACCATTTGCAAAAATATTTTCTATAAAATCAATATTCTTATTTTGTTTTTTAAGTCTTAAAAAAGTAATAAAATTGTACTTATCTATAACTATCTTACTATATTCTTTAAATATATCTTCGCTAAGTTCTTTTGAAAGTTTATCTATATCTTCTAAGTACATTTTATCAAGTAAAATTGATGCTTTTTGTAAATCTTTTTCTTTACTTGCTAATAAAAGATTTTTTTCTAAATTTTGTCTTTTTATTCCAGTATCTAAAATGTGTTTTTCAAGATTAGAGTTTGAATAATCATTCTTAAGTCTTAATTTAAGATTTTGATATTCATATTTTAAAGCTATCAGGTCTACTATACCTTGCTCATCTTTAGCTAATTCTCTTACAAATTCAAAAACTCTTTTTGTTTCATTGAATAATATCTCTTCATACATTTCATCACTTGTAACACCAGCCATAGCAAATGCATATTCAGTGTCATTTAAAGTTTTTAGAATATCTTTTAAAGTATTTGTTTCAATCATTCTAATTAATTTTTGTTCAGTTAATAATTTTTTTTCTTTAATTTTTACAATAGAAACAGGCAAAATGAAATCATTTCTATTCATATTCATTCTCCTTATTCAAAATATTTTTGTATTACTTCTTCTAACTCTTCTTTTTTATGTCTTATTAAACTATCAAAGCTAAAGTTTTCTTCTATACCTTTATGTTTTATTATAAAGCCATTTTTTACATTTTTATCAACCTTAATATTAGGTAAAATATTTGATAAACTTCCAAATATTTCTGGTACTAATATTTCTTCACCTTCAAAACTCTTAGTTCTTCTTGAAAGATTTTCCATTAAAAATGATTTCATCTCATCAAAAGATATGTTTTCTAAATTATTTTTTAGTTTATCTAAAACTTTTGAAATTAATTCTTGTTTAGTTTGTAATAAAATGTTTTTGCATTTTAATTCTACACCTGAAACTATTCTTTCTAATTCTAATGCTTTAGTAGATTCAAATTTTCTAGCAATGCTTTCTTTTTCATGTTTAAGATTTATTTCAAATTCATTTTTTAAGGCTGTCATATTTTTATTAGCTTCTTCTGTAATAATAGCAATTTTTTCTTTACTATCAGCTTTTATCTTTGACATAATGTTTTCTAAATTTGATATCATTATTATTCTCCTATGCTACATTATTTAATAATATTATTGATATTACTAATCCTAAAAGTGCATAAATCTCAACCATTACTGCATAAACTATACCTTTTACTTGTTGTTCTTCATTTTTTGCTAATATAGTAATACCTGCAACTGAAACTCTTGCTTGTGCTAATGCTGAATGTAAACCAACAAAAGCTATAGGTAAACATGCAACTAATACTGCTAAACCTTGTGAAACTGTAGTTGCACCTGTAATTTTTCCAGATGCTAATAAAGCTATAACGAATCCATATAATCCTTGTGAACCTGGTAATAATTGTAAAATTAATGATTTCCCAAATTTTTCTGGTTCCTCTATTACTATTCCTGCAGCTGCTTCCCCAACCATTCCAACTGCTTTTGCAGATCCAATTCCTGCAAGTATTGCAGCAAGTGCTGCTCCTAAATATCCTAAAGCTGGTCCTAAATTTGCTAATAATGCTTCTAAACTTATCATTTTTTCCTCCTAATTGTTCTTAATGTTTATATATTTTTCTTTTATTTTAAAATCTTTAAATGGTTTTCCTCCACCTTCATAGAATTTTGAGAAAAACTCAACATAAATTAATCTTGCTGTATGTACATATGCTCCTAATATTGATAAGAATAAATTAAATCCATGTCCTATTACAAATATTAAAGCAACAAAGATTAACATATACCATTTATTTCCCATCATAGATGCTATCATATTTACAGCATAGGCAATATATCCTCCAGATAATCCTAGAGCCATAAGTCTTACATATGAAATTAAATCTCCCATATATCCTGAAATACCATATAAGGAATAAACTCCAAGACCTATTCTTCCGCCTAGCTTTTTAACTTCTCTACCACCTGTTGCTACTATTAATAACATAGATATTATCATAGCATATTTTGCTATAGTTACCATATTAGTATTAATACCTGTAAATTTAGCATAAATAAAATATCCTGTAGATACTAATGTAACTATCCAAAAACCTACATCACATAAAGCATCATAATATCTTTTACTTCTAATTAATAAGAAGGCTTTAATACCTAATGCTATAAAAATATGTACTATTCCTAGTATTACCGAAAGTACCATTACTGGTTGATAATTACTAGTTGGTGTATAAAAATGTAGTGGATTATCAAATTCATATCCAAATAGTGAACCATAAATCAGTCCCCAAAACATAGTTGAAATCCCTAACATAAATAGGAATTTAATTGCTGATTTAGTCCCTTTATCAAATTTGAATAATAATAATGATAATCCTGAGATTAAACTCATTACTATACCATATCCTAAATCTGCTATCATCATACCAAAGAATAACCAGAAAAATGGTGCAACTAATAACGTTGGATCAATTTCAGTATATTTTGGTAATGAGAAAGTTGCTGTTAAAGTTTCAAAAGGTTCTAAAACTTCATTATTTGCAAGTTTAATTGGAATATCTTTTGAAGTTACATCTATTTCTTCAAATTCTAGATAATAATTATCTTTACATACATCTTCTATTTTATCCTTAAATTCATCTTTTCTTTTAGATGGAATATATCCACTAATTGCACTAAGCTTTTCAGTAGATTTAAACATTTCTTTAACATTTTCCTTAAGTAAAATATTTTTATAATATTCATATGCTACTTCTATTTCATCAATATGTATAGCATTTTCTTTTAACTCATTTTCCAATTTAATTATATCTTCTTTATTATGTTCTAATCTTTCTATTTTTTCATTCTTAATTTCTTTTGGAAGTTTACTAAGATCAATAGTTAACTTATTAAAATTATACAACCTTAATTTTTCTGAAATATTAAGACTCTTATCAGAAAAGATTATAAAGTTTACATCTTTTTTCCCATAATCAATAATTTCTAATTCAGTAAAACTTAAATTTTCTAATTTAAATTTTTCAAAATTCTTTAAAGACATACTCCCTATATTAACATCTACATTTTTTAATCTTTTTAAATCTTTTTCTGTAATATCAAGTTTTTCCCACTTTTCATATTCTTTGATTTCATTAATTAAAATTTCATTAGATTTAATTTTAGTATCTTTTTCAAAGAATATATGGTTAATTTTTTCAACTACAGCTTCTATATCCACACTATTTATATATTGCTCTAATTCTTGATAATTAAATTCCTTTTTACCTTCTTTAAGTGTTTGTAATAAAGGTTTTTTTACAGAGTATTTTCTCATTTTTTTGATAATAGACTCTAATTTATATATCTTATCTTCTAATTCTTCTTTATTATCAGATTTTAAATTATTTAAATCAAAATCTAATTCTCTAAAGTCTACTTCAACAAATTCTTGTAGTTGTTTTAATAAGGCATTTAGCTCATTTTTAAAGCTTATTAAATTAAACTTTTCAACTTTTACTATTGCCATATTTTATCCTTTCATTATTATATTTTTTACTTCTTCTAAAATTGTATCCATTTTTTCATGGAAGCTACTTGATAATTTATCTGATTTATCCTTCATATCAGTAATTTTGTATTCTAAAGATTTTTTAAGCTCTTCTTTTTCTATTTCAAGTTTATTAAGTAATTCCTCTTTGTATTTTTTTACTTCTTCTACAAATTTTACTTCTAAATCTTTTTTTAAATTATCAATATTAGAATTAATATCTTTTTGAGAATTTTCAAAAGATTCTCTCGCTGATTTTTCAATTTCTTCTAATTTTTCTAAAATTTCTTTTGCCATTTTCCCTCCTTTAAAATAGAACTATATACTCTTTATAACCATATTCTTCTAACTTATCCTT from the Streptobacillus felis genome contains:
- a CDS encoding V-type ATP synthase subunit K, with amino-acid sequence MISLEALLANLGPALGYLGAALAAILAGIGSAKAVGMVGEAAAGIVIEEPEKFGKSLILQLLPGSQGLYGFVIALLASGKITGATTVSQGLAVLVACLPIAFVGLHSALAQARVSVAGITILAKNEEQQVKGIVYAVMVEIYALLGLVISIILLNNVA
- a CDS encoding V-type ATP synthase subunit A; the protein is MQHANVFDMVKVGNDKLIGEIIEMRGDRASIQVYEETTGIGTNEPVETTGMPLSVELGPGLLENMFDGIQRPLDKIKQKVGDFLLKGVEVNALDREKVWEFVATKTVGDVVSSGYVLGTVQETEVITHKIMVPVGIEGTIKEIKSGNFTVEDTIAVIETSNGEVNVNMIQRWPVRKGRKYAKKINPDEPLITGQRVIDTFFPVSKGGTACVPGPFGSGKTVVQHQFAKWGDAQVVVYVGCGERGNEMTDVLMEFPEIIDPLTGKSLMQRTVLIANTSNMPVAAREASIYTGITIAEYFRDMGYSVSIMADSTSRWAEALREMSGRLEEMPGDEGYPAYLSSRAADFYERAGKVVCLGEDERIGALTVIGAVSPPGGDISEPVSQATLRIVKVFWGLDAQLAYRRHFPAINWLNSYSLYQTKVDEWMDKNVDDNFSNNRSMAMKLLQEEAGLQEIVRLVGKDTLSFEDQLKLEAAKSIREDYLQQNAFHEQDTYTSLDKQNKMLNMVLHFYKQAKKALEKNVYVNDILELEVREKIARAKYLSEEHIYKIDEINKEVDEKINELISRQGEVM
- a CDS encoding V-type ATP synthase subunit E, with product MISNLENIMSKIKADSKEKIAIITEEANKNMTALKNEFEINLKHEKESIARKFESTKALELERIVSGVELKCKNILLQTKQELISKVLDKLKNNLENISFDEMKSFLMENLSRRTKSFEGEEILVPEIFGSLSNILPNIKVDKNVKNGFIIKHKGIEENFSFDSLIRHKKEELEEVIQKYFE
- a CDS encoding V-type ATPase subunit — its product is MNRNDFILPVSIVKIKEKKLLTEQKLIRMIETNTLKDILKTLNDTEYAFAMAGVTSDEMYEEILFNETKRVFEFVRELAKDEQGIVDLIALKYEYQNLKLRLKNDYSNSNLEKHILDTGIKRQNLEKNLLLASKEKDLQKASILLDKMYLEDIDKLSKELSEDIFKEYSKIVIDKYNFITFLRLKKQNKNIDFIENIFANGGSIAKEELIKIFENDTYLPLFKKNTIAKYWDKFEKDRNISDIEKMFDNMVIDLALKYRNVTIGPEPIFTYIIAKEYEMKALRLIMSGKLNNIDPEVIKERLRGVYV
- a CDS encoding V-type ATP synthase subunit F — translated: MYKIAAIGDRDTVISFKVLGVDVYSIDNFDNEELSIQKIKSTIDYLASNNYGIIFITEEYAKRAEEVLERYKTEVLPMITLIPNNGGSINLGMSKIDENIEKAIGTNIF
- a CDS encoding V-type ATP synthase subunit I: MAIVKVEKFNLISFKNELNALLKQLQEFVEVDFRELDFDLNNLKSDNKEELEDKIYKLESIIKKMRKYSVKKPLLQTLKEGKKEFNYQELEQYINSVDIEAVVEKINHIFFEKDTKIKSNEILINEIKEYEKWEKLDITEKDLKRLKNVDVNIGSMSLKNFEKFKLENLSFTELEIIDYGKKDVNFIIFSDKSLNISEKLRLYNFNKLTIDLSKLPKEIKNEKIERLEHNKEDIIKLENELKENAIHIDEIEVAYEYYKNILLKENVKEMFKSTEKLSAISGYIPSKRKDEFKDKIEDVCKDNYYLEFEEIDVTSKDIPIKLANNEVLEPFETLTATFSLPKYTEIDPTLLVAPFFWLFFGMMIADLGYGIVMSLISGLSLLLFKFDKGTKSAIKFLFMLGISTMFWGLIYGSLFGYEFDNPLHFYTPTSNYQPVMVLSVILGIVHIFIALGIKAFLLIRSKRYYDALCDVGFWIVTLVSTGYFIYAKFTGINTNMVTIAKYAMIISMLLIVATGGREVKKLGGRIGLGVYSLYGISGYMGDLISYVRLMALGLSGGYIAYAVNMIASMMGNKWYMLIFVALIFVIGHGFNLFLSILGAYVHTARLIYVEFFSKFYEGGGKPFKDFKIKEKYINIKNN